atttttatttgaaaaaaaaaaccaaggtTTTTAAAGATCGCTATAATGATCATTCCTTCGAATCCTCTTAGTTAAAcaactgtataattattatgatacgtaatgaactaaattaatttgtgaTCGCACTGTTTCTTTCGTAATAGGGATCACAAAAAGTccattaccaaaaaaaaaaaaactcagaaATCACTGGATAATAATtcgtttagtataatatattatatattatactccgCGGGtgttatacagtattatatattatgttaacgtaatttaattagtttttattacctgtacagtgttttttttgttttcaaaacgtTCATAGTAGGGtagtttattacttaaaattgcTCAACCatcttctaaaaaaataaactatgtgTAATGAGAATATAAAAAGCACTAagcgtaataatataagtcataacagtataatatactctaaCCATGTTTCATCAAGtttgtttataacattttctatttatttattagcagATAAATTATACCTGTAAAACTCTGACTAActattattgcatttaatgatataattaaaattatttcatattatttcactataaaatattacataataagaaTTATGTCATGtgaaagttgaaaaataagtaatcTCAACTATAAAACGAATTAGAGAATATCATTAAGGCTGCGTTCGTATATCTTTATTACACgaaaacaaattcattttattggtCACGTGACTAGTTACTGGTCAACGACACTGGTTATGGTTGacatttaacataaaacaGCTCAAGTTTCTACAGAATTATATActcaatacataatttttgttattatacggcattttttgttttgttttaagtaggttcctttataaagttatatttcttttacgttttttctttatttgcattaaattttattgtttaaacaattaacataaaacaataataaagataaagatctatattataatagtaaatatagtgtagtatagtaatttattaatctaacttgatatttctttaaaaaccatCATATAGTAACTACTAGATTTTGATacgtataatgataatattcacAATGTTAatgtaaaacttataaatttatttaagtccAGGCCCACTCAAGGTTGCTCTAATGGTTGTTCTAAATTACTGTGTAAGTTAAATCAAATGAAAAGAACCTATTATACACAGTAAGtatagtttgatttttttttattatgaacgtAAAAACGGTAGTAaccgtattataaaaattcgtGTAACAATGAATACAATCGGTTGACAGTATTTCAAATGGTTTCAGGCTTAAGTTCCGTCAGGTTTTATGCAAGGAGAGTAAAATTATCAACACTGCCGCGGTTGTTAGTCTAATATAGTGGCTAGATAAGGAATAAAGTAAATGTTGCCAAATATAATGGTTAGTTGTCTTATCTTGTTGGTGTTATGCCCAATGGTCTGTTTCTTTGaccatacaacataatataggatTAAACAAAAGTATTAACCTAATGACATAGTATTATTACGGGCCAGTATAGACTACAAGCAATGAATGAATTGTTGTATCTAGTACAGGAAAACAAGGAAGAGGAGTAGGATGAGAGACTATTTTTGTCtatatcatataggtatactttaatagtttatcCTGAGTAAATAATTGGTTATGTAATTATTCATGCGATTTAAACGTCATGACGTTATAACTtcagaaataataacataaggtATCCTACTCGTGGCCCTAATGGATTTAATCAAACACGTACAATGCACATAATACCATTAACACCTAAATGTGCAATCGACGAAggttttttatctaaaaaaaattttaaatctgcttatttaacgttaaaatagtatttatccgcagacatttaataaaaaatctaaatattctaTTGTGCGTCTTTGATTtggcttaatatattatattgcatgatatgtttaagttatatataataattttgtcattaaatttacgaataaaataatattaacttagctaattctattataatattagaaaaaatgtgGTCCATTTTGTCGTAgctaattgattaataatgaaaaattaatttttggtaatattgtatacattttaagttaccGTGGTAATGATTTTATTCTAACAACAAGATAATGATAttgtttagataaaaaaatataagtggaTTGAAAGAAATAttctcaattatttaaacaaatcttTTAATAGACACTATAAATTGAACAAGGTTAATTGAATAAAGCCGAAAAACATTGCTGAATATTTGACaataactatgaaaaaaatacatttatagtataaacataGTAATGACTTTGATTAATCATTgaatttgtcaaaaatattaattttgagttaCTCAGTAAGTTAACAATCTTAATCTGACCGTACTACtcaatattacaacttttcaGTTTAACTAGTATGCagtgtatttaaatagtacttttggtaaaataaatatgaatttaccCCAAGTAATTTCATctgatgttattaaaaaatcatatttaaaacatgaatGTTCAAAAGACGTCGCTCTCATACTTTCGATGGAACAAGAATTCGACtggaaaattataacaaaattaaatttgagccTTTTAAATATAGTGCACATTGTTGGATTGAAATTggttataaatctaaaatgtttGACTCTATCGcacaacaaaatcaaaaaaatcgaaaacctTGATAGCCTCAAAAAGCTAGAAGAACTAAACCTCgcatataatagaataacaaCAATTGAAAATCTCGACCATTtaacaaagttaaatattttaaatttgagtgGCAACAACATTTCTGAGTTGAAAAATTTGGATAACAGTTTACAATTACAGgcgttttatataaacaataatgatataaccgacattaatcaaatatactatttgaaacgtttcaagtatttacagtGCATGGATTTGTCAAACAATCCGGCTACCAATGATAACAGACagctaattattaatcaatttccAAAGTTAACATatctcaataataaatatataacgacCGAGGAACGCTCATCGGTTATTGAAATTAACGATGAGCACAGTTTAGCAGGTTCAGAAGTATTAGGAGACTCGGACATTATACACAAAGCTTTTTTAAACGAAACAGATGGTatacagttttttaattatttatatcatgaaGATCTTGATGGTGAATTGTTGTGTAAATGGAACTCGACTGTTCGGGGGGCATTTGCAACgtataagaaacaaattacgGATAGTGCAgtggaattatataatataagtctacaaaagtactatattttagtatataagattataatatttgaatttaaatgttttttttttcagactgATGGTGAGAGATGAGATGTTTTCCACGTTCAAAATGAGTCATAACAGATTTGAAAGAAAATTAACTTATGAGAGCcgtgatattataaaagaatttgaagaaataagaagaataaggCTGGGCCCTACTGAAGaacaattaattgatattgaaACAAATGAAATGCGCATTAGTCAGGATTCAGCTCAAATTGAAAGAAACAtacaagaatatttttcaattgaatCCTTTGTTTCTGTTTCCGAAGACAATATAATTGCAATGAAAAAGAAATTGCaccaaaaaaacatttatatgaataaaaccaTCATGGATCTGATAAGCAAATACACAAAGTTTGTAGAAGAAGagctaaaatcatttttagaattgttagttccaatattttttaacatgcgTGCagttataagtacctatactgaGATATTGAGTGAAAACGTTAGGTTGGCGGTGAATAATCCAATAAAAGTAATACCAAAGGAGTTCATTAATCACTTTGGAAGTAGGTGAGTCCAAATTATTGGAACAATAaccgatttaatttaaatataacataatattgtttaaatatatatatatatatatatattaccacacaagtattataaaacggttatagtaatttatatacaaataaataaataaaaatgagcgaaatgagaataatattactcgataaaacaataaacttacctacctatttaaaagATCATATGGCTTttagattttcaataaatgatGCTGTAGTCAAAATGTCTGATAAACATTTAGAAATGATATACAAGCGTGAAGAACTACTTAATTCAAATGCAA
This genomic stretch from Rhopalosiphum maidis isolate BTI-1 chromosome 3, ASM367621v3, whole genome shotgun sequence harbors:
- the LOC113560025 gene encoding dynein regulatory complex subunit 3, producing MNLPQVISSDVIKKSYLKHECSKDVALILSMEQEFDWKIITKLNLSLLNIVHIVGLKLVINLKCLTLSHNKIKKIENLDSLKKLEELNLAYNRITTIENLDHLTKLNILNLSGNNISELKNLDNSLQLQAFYINNNDITDINQIYYLKRFKYLQCMDLSNNPATNDNRQLIINQFPKLTYLNNKYITTEERSSVIEINDEHSLAGSEVLGDSDIIHKAFLNETDGIQFFNYLYHEDLDGELLCKWNSTVRGAFATYKKQITDSAVELYNISLQKLMVRDEMFSTFKMSHNRFERKLTYESRDIIKEFEEIRRIRLGPTEEQLIDIETNEMRISQDSAQIERNIQEYFSIESFVSVSEDNIIAMKKKLHQKNIYMNKTIMDLISKYTKFVEEELKSFLELLVPIFFNMRAVISTYTEILSENVRLAVNNPIKVIPKEFINHFGSRFSINDAVVKMSDKHLEMIYKREELLNSNAKKWAERSIEDLKMAEKQRFWMVFEEITKYCDNVTNWLKSLKNL